From Sus scrofa isolate TJ Tabasco breed Duroc unplaced genomic scaffold, Sscrofa11.1 Contig730, whole genome shotgun sequence, one genomic window encodes:
- the LOC100523835 gene encoding olfactory receptor 1L8-like, whose product MERVNQTSSVSEFILLGLSSRPEDQKPLFTLFLTIYLVTITGNLLIILAIRSDPQLQTPMYFFLTFLSFTDICFTTTIVPRMLVNFLSHKTISYAGCLTQMYFLYALGNTDSFLLAVMAFDRYVAICDPFHYVTIMSHHRCALMVALSCSLPHLHSLLHTLLLNQLTFCDSNIIHHFLCDLSPLMKLSCSSTFVNETVMMIEGPILLVTPFLCITFSYIRILTVVLKIPSAAGKRKAFSTCGSHVTVVTLFYGSIFYVYLQPVSSYTVRDHMATIVYTVLSSMLNPFIYSLRNKDLKQGLRKLVGSRKFKAACS is encoded by the coding sequence ATGGAAAGAGTCAACCAAACCAGCAGTGTCTCTGAGTTCATCCTCCTGGGACTCTCCTCTCGGCCCGAGGACCAGAAGCCACTCTTTACCCTCTTCCTCACCATATACCTGGTCACCATCAcaggaaacctgctcatcatcctggccatcCGCTCAGACCCCCAGCTCCAGactcccatgtatttcttcctgactTTCCTGTCTTTCACTGACATTTGCTTCACAACAACCATTGTCCCCAGGATGCTGGTGAACTTCTTGTCCCATAAGACCATCTCCTATGCTGGGTGTCTGACTCAGATGTattttctatatgccttgggaaaCACTGACAGTTTCCTTCTAGCAGTCATGGCctttgaccgctatgtggccatctgtgaTCCCTTCCACTATGTCACCATCATGAGTCACCACCGCTGTGCCCTGATGGTGGCCCTCTCCTGCTCATTGCCTCACCTCCACTCACTGCTACACACACTTCTACTGAATCAGCTCACCTTCTGTGACTCAAATATCATCCATCACTTTCTCTGTGACCTCAGTCCTCTGATGAAATTGTCATGCTCCTCCACATTTGTCAATGAAACTGTGATGATGATAGAAGGACCTATTCTGTTAGTGACTCCCTTTCTATGCATTACTTTCTCTTACATACGAATCCTCACCGTGGTTCTCAAAATTCCCTCAGCTGCTGGCAAACGCAAAGCCTTCTCCACTTGTGGTTCTCATGTCACTGTGGTGACACTCTTTTATGGAAGCATCTTCTATGTCTATTTACAGCCTGTGTCCTCCTACACCGTCAGGGACCACATGGCAACAATTGTCTACACAGTTCTGTCCTCCATGCTCAATCCCTTTATCTATAGCCTGAGAAACAAAGACTTGAAACAGGGCCTGAGGAAGCTGGTGGGCAGCAGGAAATTCAAGGCAGCATGCTCTTGA